The genomic interval CCCCGGGCCGCTGAACAGCTCTCCGAGTCGGAAGACGGTCTGGTCGGATTCGATGTCTGCCACGCTGTTCGGCCTCTCGGTTGATGCTTCTGGGATGAGACTAGGCGTCGCATCCCGGAGATAATCGAACCTTACGGCGTGTTGCCGACAATGCTTCCAATGAGTCGTACAAATGTGCTAGTTGGTGTTCGATGGCATTGGCCCGTCCGACCCCAATCGCCTAGCATCCAGAACATGCCCGATTCCTGGGCCTCCAGCGAGCACGCCCGGCTCACCATGCGCGCCAACCGAGCACGCGACACGGGCCCAGAGATTGCGGTCCGCTCACTCCTTCACACTCGCGGTCGCCGCTACCGCACGCACTATCGACCCGTGCCGGGGCTGAGACGCACGGCCGACATTGCCTTCACGCGCCTCAAGGTTGTGGTCTTCATGGACGGCTGTTTCTGGCACGGTTGTCCACAGCACTTCGTCGCGCCGAAGACCAACTCCGGGTATTGGGGTCCGAAGATCGAAGGCAACGTAGCCCGTGACCGCGTGACGGATCGTGCGTTGAGTGACGCCGGATGGACGGTCATGCGATTCTGGGAGCACCAGGCACCGGACGACGTCGCCGACCAGATTGAGCGTCAGCTTGCGGAACTCCAGGAGGCCATCCCATAGCCTCGTAGCAGAGTGTCCCGACATGAGAGCGTCAGCAACTTGATCAACACCTGGTGGGCCACGCGGCCCAAGCGAGACATCCGCGGACTGGCGTCGATCCTCTCAGTCGTCTCCACCCATGCTGAGGCACGAAAATGGAGCTACCCCGACAAGCGGATTGAGCTTGCAATCGAATCCGGGTTGGAGGACGCCGGCCTGAAGCGGCCTGGCAAGCGTCGCGACGGCCGAGGCGGCGGGGCTCGCACCTATCGGGCATGGCTCAAGTCCTTGGGCCTCATCTTCATGGATGATCAGGACCGCCTGTGGCCCACGCTTGCCGGCGACGCGATTCTGCAGGGAGAGCCCCCTCTGCCGATCATGTCGAAGCTTGTGCTGTCGACGCAGTTCCCGTCTGCGTTCAGCGGCTCGGGGGCGTCCGCCGTGCACCCGCGTTTCCGAGTGCGCCCCTTCGTCTTCCTGTTGCAACTGCTGGCAGACCCCCGCCTCGACGGCTACCTGGATGAAACCGAGGAGATCGCCAAGATCGTCATCTGCTACGGCGAGAGCAACGCGCAAAGCTGCGTTGACTCGGTTGTGGAGCGAATTCTTGCTCATCGCGCATCCGGCGACGACTCGCTTCCCTCCGACTACGTGCACATGTTCAAGTCGAGTCGCATGAAAGCCAACTCCTTCGACGCGGTGGTGGCGAACTTCGGCGATATCGCGAATACGTTCGGAAACCAGCTCAGCTTCACGCAACTCGTGACCGTGCTTCGAGGCGGCCGCTGGGAGATAGCCCCCGGCGCCGAGCAGAGCGTTCAGGACGCGATCGACGAGTACTCGGCTAAACCACTTCTTCGCGACCACGAGGACGAGGAGAAGTATCAGCGCCGATTCGGGCTCCCGCCGGGCAAGCAGAAGGACACGCGCGCGCTGGATCCACTCGCACGGAGCGTGACCGGATCCGCCATCGCCGAACGGCAAATCCTCACGGCGTTCCTGACGCTCTCTACGTCCGAGATAATCACGAGCATCACCCCCCAGGTGACGTCTGCTATCGCCACATCGACGGGCCTGCCAGAGACGGTCGTCGATCGCATCCTCGCCCGCAAGTTCCCTGCAGGTGGCATCGACACCTTCATGACCGAGTACGCAGTGCTGGCATTCGGGTCGCGCGACCGCGCCACGGAGTTCGAGAAGGCAACTGAGTCGATATTCAGGGACGTCTTCGGCTTCAAGACCAAGCACATCGGGCAACAGGGCATCCGTCCGGACGTAGTGATCTCGTCGAAGAGCGACGCCTATGCCGGGATCATCGATGCCAAGGCGTACGGCGAGAGCTACTCCGCATCGCATGATCACCGCAACCGCATGATTGCCTACATCAAGAACTATCCGTCGTACGCGATCGACGACAATCCTCTCGCGTTCTTCGCCTACGTCGTGAGTGAGTTCAAGACCACTTTGACCGGCCAACTGCAGGCCATCCAAGGCGAGGCCGGCGTGGCGGGCTCAGCGATCACCGCCCGCGACATCATCCGGATGGTCGAGCGGAGCAAGTCGCGGCCGTACTCGCACTCGGAGCTTCGAGAGCTGTTCAGCTCGGGGCGTGGGCTGACATTCGCTGACCTCGACCTCAGCCCCTGACTCGTCCGACAGCGGCTGGTCGTTGGCGAAGCTCGTCCCACTCGTCGTCTTGCCGCGGTTGAGACTATGCGGCGCCCGGGTCATCAGACCTGGATCGTGTCAGTTTAGTGCCCCACGCCCGGCCGGAGTGCGGCGATGATGTCGGCGGCTTCCCCCGTTGGCGGGGTGGTCGCGGTGAGTTCGTGTCCGTCGATGGTGATCGTGACGTCACGCAGCGGGCGCAGCGCGCGGACGATACGGCGGACCGTCACGCCGGTGGTCTTGTAGAGGTGCCGGCTGATCGCGAGAGCGCAGAACACGACGGTGAGGTGCGCGTGGATCGAGTCCGCGGTCGACGCGAACATCGGCCTCGCCCGCAGGTCGGTCTTTGCCATCCGGAACGTCGCCTCGACCTGGAACAGGTCATGGTAGGCCGCCACGATCTCTGCAGCGGAAGCCGTCGCGGTGCTGAGGTTGGTGACGTACCCCTTGAGGCCGATGTATTCGCGGGCCTTCTCGACTCTTGCCCAGTTCACGCCGGGCTTGGTGCCGAGGGTGACGAACCGGTCCTTCTTCGCCGGGCGGGTGCCGGCAGCGATCTGCTCGGCGCGTTCGATCTGCTTGTTCAACGTGATGTTGTCGCGGATCTTCCGCTTGTGGGAGTACTGCCACACCACTCGCCGCTCCCGCGCGTTCACACCCGCACCCATGGTTCGGGTGGTCTCGACCGTCTCCCCATCGGTGACGATGTTCCCGACGGTCGCGTAGTGCTCGGCGAGATCGTATGGCGCGGAGGAGGTGCGGGAGCCGACGATGAAACCGAACCCGGCGTCCTCCAGCCGGTTCAGGTTCGCTGCGGACAGCATGCCGGCGTCCGCGACGACCACGACCTCGGTCGCGGAGTGACGTTCGCGGAACTGGTCGAGGACGGGCAGCAGGGTGAGAGTCTCGCCCCTGTTGCCCGCGAACTCGTGGACTTCGAGGGGGAACCCGCCCTGGTCCACGAGGAGGCCGACGAGGATCTGCGGGTCGACGCGGCGCTCTTTGCTCATCCCGACCTTGCGGAGCTTGTCTTCACGCTCCGCCTCGAAGTAGAGGGTGGTGACGTCGTAGAGCACGACGGTGAGCGGGCCAGATCGGGTCGCATGCGCGTAGGCTGCGGCGGCGATCTTCGACCGCCAGTCCTGCTCAACGCTGCGGGCGAGGGTCCGCCACACGGTCGACAGCGACGGCGCACCCGGGACACCGAGCTCGTCCCACACCCGCAGCGTGTCCGCCTTGCTGGTCGGCTCGACGACGCGGGCCAGGACCAGCTTCTTGAATGTGTCGTTGCCGACCGCGTCGAACCCGAGACGGGCGTAGGCGTCCTCGAGGACATCCCACAACAACCTGGACCTCGACCCGGTCACCGTCGGCGCGGTCGTGGCCGGCGGCGTCGCGCCCAGCCCGTCCAGATCGAACGGGACATGCCCGGCCAGCTCCGCGATCCGCTCCCGCGCGATCGCGACCAGCACCGCGAGCTGCTCATCGTCGTGCGCGGAGCCGAGGTGCTCCACGATCGTCCGCACACCACGGGTCTTCGACGCGATCTGCACCGCCGTCGCACCCGACGCGGTGCGCACCTTCCGCACGAACCACCCCACCGAGCGAGTCTAGATCGACGCCGTTAGTGCCCCGCACGAGGCACCAACACCCCCGGAAAATCAAGCCTCAACGATCCTCAACCCGCGAAATCACCCGACGGTGACACGATCCAGGTCAGAGCCGCGTATATGACTCCAGGCACCACTTCCGCCCCGTCGTCAGTCCTACGCCATAGTGGAGGTTAACAGCGGCTGGACACTAGCAAGAGGCACCCGAATGACCACCAAGCGATTTGAACGCACCCCAAGCCCTCAGACCGTCAGTTGGTTTCTGGACCTGGCGGACGCAGGACGACTCAATCTCGATCCCCCCTATCAACGCCGCAGCGTCTGGAGTTCGCAGTACCGACGCTTCTTCATCGACTCCGTACTTCGCAACTACCCCACTCAATCGATATTCATCGATCGAGTGGTCGATCCCGATCGGCCCACCGAGTATCGGGTCCTGGATGGAAAGCAACGTCTCACCACGATATTGCTCTTCGTGCGGAATGAGTTCGCTGCACCGGACTCGCTCGAAGACATGGGCCTGGCAGGAAAGTACTACGAGGACTTTCCAAAGGAAGACAAGCTACGAATTCTCGAGTACCTGTTCACCGTCGAGATGGTCACGAACACCACATCGGCAGAACTGAATCAAGCGTTCGATCGACTCAACCGCAACGTCGCACGACTCAACAAGCAAGAGCTACGGCACGCGCAGTTCGACGGAGCATTCATCAGAAAGGTGGAAGAACTCGCCGAGGACTCATTCTGGGAGCAGATCGGTCTCGTAACCGACGCCCGGCGACGGCGCATGCTCGACGTGGAGTACGTATCGGAGTTCTATATCGTCGCCGCGGCCGGCATTCAAGACGGTAAGGACTACCTGGACGAGAAGTACGCGGCATGGGATGAGGAGATACCCGAGGCGCGTCGAGTCAACAAGCGGTTCGCGGACACGCTCGCCTACCTTGTGGAACTCGACAAGTTTCTCCCGCTAGCCTCGACTCGATTCTCTAACGTGGCCGACTTCTACTCACTCTGGTCGGCGCTGATCGATCTCCGAGACCGGGACGCGCTTCCTGGTGCTTCGGTGACAGCCGGGCGGCTCTCCGAGTTCGCCGCCGAGCTCGAACGCGGCGAATCCGAGCGGGCAGTGCAGTACGTTCTATCGGCGCGACAGGGATCCAATAAAGCGGCCAATCGAACTGCGCGAGCCAAGACTCTCGCACAGGTCATGTCGCAACCAGCATGATTCCCGCGAAAGTCACGATCTGGCGCGCGAACTTGGAGCAAGACCTCGATACGCTCCGAGAGGTTATTGAACCGAAACTGCGCGCGGCGCTCCAGGGCCTCAATGTCGAGGGAATTACCTTTCGGAAGAAGCAAGCCAAGAGCATCCACCAAAAGCTTCAGACCGGCAAGATTTCCTCGGCGGATGGCATTCGCGATCTGCTTGGGTTTACGGTCGTCGTGCTGTATCGCCACGAGATTCCAGCCGCAATTGAACTGCTGAAGTCGAGCGAACTCAACGTGGACGACCCGGGACCGATCGAAGTTAGCCCTAGCGATTTCCGCTACCACGAGCCGAAGATCTTTGTCCGGCCGCCATCCGGCTATCTCGAGCGGCACCCGCTTCTTGTCCAGGAGTGCGAGGTGCAGTTCACGACAGTGCTCCAACATGCGCTTGATGTGGCAACGCATGACTTCGATTACAAGGGCCGGAATTACTCATGGAGCAACTTCCGGCTAGTAGCACAGCTGCGCGGGATTCTGGAGATGATCGATCGCACGATTGACGACATCGATTCAGTCGCGCTACCCGATGATCGGACCGTGGCTACTCCGCAACCCATGATTGAAGCGGGGTCGGTGCTCGAGGTACTCGAGAATCACTTCGAGAGCAGGTTGCCCGAGGATCGGCGACGGCTTGCTGATACTATCCACGGATGGCTACGCGCCGGCGGCCTTTCGAGTGACGACTTGAACGATGCATTGACCACCAACCCCGATCTAGTTGGAGCCAACTCACTGGATCCGACGAGCGCCGTCCTAGGGGTCATCCTCCGACGGGCGCCCCACATGGTGCAGTCCTACTCCGGCCGATTCTTCATTTCGGACGAACTACGAACTCTCTGCACTGAAGCCGACGGAGTACCGCCCGAGCGGCTCGTCGAAGGTATCTAGTCGCGCCGTATGGGCCGGTCCCGGGCCGGGAGTCCGGCTGAAACCACCCACGACCAGCCATCACCAACGAGCACGACTTCCGCGGAATCACGCGGCAAACGAGCACTCGTGAGCACCCACCGACTCGGCGCATACAACTGAAAATCGTGAGGTCACGGGATCGACGCCCGTCGGAGCCACACGGACCGTCGTTACAACGGTCCCAGAAACCCTCGCCTAGTGTCCTGATCCGTTAATTCGTTTCAGGTATCGGGCGATGGAGTCGAGGATGTCTTCGGCGGTCTTGGTCCAGATGAATGGTTTCGGGTTCTCGTTCCAGGCTTTCACCCAGTCGCGGAGGTCTCTCTCCAGGGACTGAACGTTGCGGTGGTCGGAGCGTTGCAACAGGTCGCGGGTGACTTCGGCGAAGAGCCGCTCGACCTGGTTGATCCAGGAGGAGTACGTCGGGGTGAAGTGCATGTGGAACCGGGGATGCTTCTCCAGCCACGCCTTCACAGTCGGATGTTTGTGCGTGGAGTAGTTGTCGCAGACGACGTGCACGTCGAGGTGTTCGGGAACGTTCTTGTCGATCTTGGTCAGGAACTTCTTGAACTCAACCGAGCGGTGCTTGCGATGCACCGAGGAGATCACCGTGCCGTCGGCGACGTTCATCGCGGCGAACAGGCTCGTCGTGCCATGCCGGACATAGTCGTGCGTGCGCCGCTCGGGGACGCCCGGCATCAGCGGGAACGCGGGCTGCGAGCGGGCCAACGCCTGCACCTGGCTCTTCTCGTCGACGCTGAGCACGACGGCAGACTCCGGCGGGTTCAGGTAGAGCCCGACGATGTCGTAGACCTTCTCCGTGAACAATGGGTCGTTGGAGAGCTTGAAACCCTCCTCCAGATGGGGCTTGAGTCCGAATGCCTTCCAGATCCGCCCCACCGTCGAGCGCGACAGCCCGGAACGTTCGGCCATCTTCGCCCTCGACCAGTGCGTCGCATTCTTCGGGGTCGATTCCAGAGTGTCGACGATGACCTGCTCAACCCGGTCCACTCCGATCAGCGGCGGCCGTCCCGGCCGCGGCTCGTCGACGAGCCCATCGAGACGCTGCTCAAGGAACCGGGTCCGCCACTTGCGCACCGTGGGCAATGACACCAACAGCCGCCTGGATACCTCGGAGTTGGAGCTGCCCGTCGCGCATTCCAGCACGATCCTCGAACGCAGAGCGAGATCCTGCGCCGACTTGCGGCGACGCACCCACCGCTCCAGCTGATCACGCTCCACATCCGAGAGGGTCAGCTCGGGAAGCACAGGTCCTCGTCGCGACATACTCCATTCTACAAAACTAGAAATGAATTAGCGGTGCAACACACTAGCTTCTACATGGCGAGGGTTTTGCTTTGCCCCGGTGAGCGGCTGTTTTCCAGTCCCGGCCGTTGAGCGAGCGCAGCGAGACGAAACGTCGCTATCGGATGCCAACGGGGTCTTGCGGGAATCGCAACGCCTCACACGTCACGGGCCGCTGTCCTCATGACGAGCTCCGCGGATGCGCTTGTATCGTGATGCGATACGCGATACACTCTCGTGGTGATCGTGAGCTTCCGACACAAGGGCCTCCAGGCTCTGTATGAGACGGGATCGAAGAAGGGCGTGCAGCCGGCGCACGTCCCGAAACTCACCCGCATTCTGGGTCTCCTTGACGTCGCACAGGGACCGGCCGATCTCACGATCCCGGGATTTCGCACGCATGAGTTGAAGGGTGACCTCGCCGGCCATTGGTCGATCTGGGTGAACGGGAACTGGCGGGTGACCTTCCGATTCGTCGGGCAAGATGTCGAACTCGTCGATCATCAGGACGATCACTGAATGAGGAGCTGACCATGATGAACAACCCCCCGCACCCCGGCGAGATCATCGGGAAGGACGTGCTCGGCGAACTGGGGCTCACCGTCGCCGAGGCCGCAGCACGACTCGGCGTCTCTCGAGTCACTCTCAGCCGAGTCATCCACGGGCACGCCGGAGTGAGCCCGAACCTCGCGATCCGCCTCGAGCGTGCTGGCGTCGGTACGGCCCGCGCCTGGATGGCGATGCAGACCAGTTACGACCTCGCCCGCGAACTCGACGACAAGCCCCACGACGTCCAGCCCCTCGTCGTCGCCTAGCAGCGTCGCGCGGAGCCTCCCAGCGACGCCGACGATCCCTCCGTGCACAGTGCACGCAGGGATCCCTGAACGGGCACTGCCCCGGTGAGGGAAGCACACGTGCTGTCCGGCGCCAGCTATGACTCGAGCGGCATCGACCTCGCGCCGGAGTTCGTCGATCATGCCCGCGCCACTTATCCGGACGCCACCTTCGAGCGCGGTGACATCGACGCGATCGGCGAGCGCGACGGGTCTCTCGGCGGCATCCTGGCCTGGTTCTCGACGATCCATCACGAGCCGGAGCGGATCCACGTTCCCCTGACCGAGTTCGCGCGCGTCCTCCGCCCCGGCGGCACGCTGTTGCTCGGCTACTTCGACGGCGCCGCGATCGAACCCTTCGACCACGCCGTCGTGCGCGCGTACCGCTGGCCCGCGGGCGAACTGAGCGCAGCTCTGGGTGCCGCCGGCTTCGACATCGTCGAGACGCACCGGCGCACCGAGCGCGGTCACCGCGACGTCGGCGCCCTCCTCGCCGAGCGCCGCGCGAGCTGAGCCGCCACGCCGACCGGCGCGCTACCTCACCATCCGGGCGTCGGTGATCAGCGGCGCATGCGGATCGGTCTGCTCGACGCCGTCGAACCGGAACCCGTTGCGCAGATAGAACGCCGTCGCGCGCGGGTTCTCCTTCGCGACCCACAGCATCGCGGGTTCCGTGCCGAGCACCTCGTCGAGCAGCGCCTGACCGACACCCGACCCGTAC from Microbacterium aurum carries:
- a CDS encoding very short patch repair endonuclease, with protein sequence MPDSWASSEHARLTMRANRARDTGPEIAVRSLLHTRGRRYRTHYRPVPGLRRTADIAFTRLKVVVFMDGCFWHGCPQHFVAPKTNSGYWGPKIEGNVARDRVTDRALSDAGWTVMRFWEHQAPDDVADQIERQLAELQEAIP
- a CDS encoding restriction endonuclease FokI C-terminal domain-containing protein — protein: MINTWWATRPKRDIRGLASILSVVSTHAEARKWSYPDKRIELAIESGLEDAGLKRPGKRRDGRGGGARTYRAWLKSLGLIFMDDQDRLWPTLAGDAILQGEPPLPIMSKLVLSTQFPSAFSGSGASAVHPRFRVRPFVFLLQLLADPRLDGYLDETEEIAKIVICYGESNAQSCVDSVVERILAHRASGDDSLPSDYVHMFKSSRMKANSFDAVVANFGDIANTFGNQLSFTQLVTVLRGGRWEIAPGAEQSVQDAIDEYSAKPLLRDHEDEEKYQRRFGLPPGKQKDTRALDPLARSVTGSAIAERQILTAFLTLSTSEIITSITPQVTSAIATSTGLPETVVDRILARKFPAGGIDTFMTEYAVLAFGSRDRATEFEKATESIFRDVFGFKTKHIGQQGIRPDVVISSKSDAYAGIIDAKAYGESYSASHDHRNRMIAYIKNYPSYAIDDNPLAFFAYVVSEFKTTLTGQLQAIQGEAGVAGSAITARDIIRMVERSKSRPYSHSELRELFSSGRGLTFADLDLSP
- a CDS encoding IS1634 family transposase gives rise to the protein MGWFVRKVRTASGATAVQIASKTRGVRTIVEHLGSAHDDEQLAVLVAIARERIAELAGHVPFDLDGLGATPPATTAPTVTGSRSRLLWDVLEDAYARLGFDAVGNDTFKKLVLARVVEPTSKADTLRVWDELGVPGAPSLSTVWRTLARSVEQDWRSKIAAAAYAHATRSGPLTVVLYDVTTLYFEAEREDKLRKVGMSKERRVDPQILVGLLVDQGGFPLEVHEFAGNRGETLTLLPVLDQFRERHSATEVVVVADAGMLSAANLNRLEDAGFGFIVGSRTSSAPYDLAEHYATVGNIVTDGETVETTRTMGAGVNARERRVVWQYSHKRKIRDNITLNKQIERAEQIAAGTRPAKKDRFVTLGTKPGVNWARVEKAREYIGLKGYVTNLSTATASAAEIVAAYHDLFQVEATFRMAKTDLRARPMFASTADSIHAHLTVVFCALAISRHLYKTTGVTVRRIVRALRPLRDVTITIDGHELTATTPPTGEAADIIAALRPGVGH
- a CDS encoding DUF262 domain-containing protein; the protein is MTTKRFERTPSPQTVSWFLDLADAGRLNLDPPYQRRSVWSSQYRRFFIDSVLRNYPTQSIFIDRVVDPDRPTEYRVLDGKQRLTTILLFVRNEFAAPDSLEDMGLAGKYYEDFPKEDKLRILEYLFTVEMVTNTTSAELNQAFDRLNRNVARLNKQELRHAQFDGAFIRKVEELAEDSFWEQIGLVTDARRRRMLDVEYVSEFYIVAAAGIQDGKDYLDEKYAAWDEEIPEARRVNKRFADTLAYLVELDKFLPLASTRFSNVADFYSLWSALIDLRDRDALPGASVTAGRLSEFAAELERGESERAVQYVLSARQGSNKAANRTARAKTLAQVMSQPA
- a CDS encoding IS630 family transposase, translating into MSRRGPVLPELTLSDVERDQLERWVRRRKSAQDLALRSRIVLECATGSSNSEVSRRLLVSLPTVRKWRTRFLEQRLDGLVDEPRPGRPPLIGVDRVEQVIVDTLESTPKNATHWSRAKMAERSGLSRSTVGRIWKAFGLKPHLEEGFKLSNDPLFTEKVYDIVGLYLNPPESAVVLSVDEKSQVQALARSQPAFPLMPGVPERRTHDYVRHGTTSLFAAMNVADGTVISSVHRKHRSVEFKKFLTKIDKNVPEHLDVHVVCDNYSTHKHPTVKAWLEKHPRFHMHFTPTYSSWINQVERLFAEVTRDLLQRSDHRNVQSLERDLRDWVKAWNENPKPFIWTKTAEDILDSIARYLKRINGSGH
- a CDS encoding type II toxin-antitoxin system RelE/ParE family toxin; this translates as MIVSFRHKGLQALYETGSKKGVQPAHVPKLTRILGLLDVAQGPADLTIPGFRTHELKGDLAGHWSIWVNGNWRVTFRFVGQDVELVDHQDDH
- a CDS encoding HigA family addiction module antitoxin, translated to MMNNPPHPGEIIGKDVLGELGLTVAEAAARLGVSRVTLSRVIHGHAGVSPNLAIRLERAGVGTARAWMAMQTSYDLARELDDKPHDVQPLVVA
- a CDS encoding class I SAM-dependent methyltransferase, yielding MREAHVLSGASYDSSGIDLAPEFVDHARATYPDATFERGDIDAIGERDGSLGGILAWFSTIHHEPERIHVPLTEFARVLRPGGTLLLGYFDGAAIEPFDHAVVRAYRWPAGELSAALGAAGFDIVETHRRTERGHRDVGALLAERRAS
- a CDS encoding GNAT family N-acetyltransferase — protein: MLYAIYVLASQYGSGVGQALLDEVLGTEPAMLWVAKENPRATAFYLRNGFRFDGVEQTDPHAPLITDARMVR